A genomic region of Raphanus sativus cultivar WK10039 chromosome 6, ASM80110v3, whole genome shotgun sequence contains the following coding sequences:
- the LOC108808234 gene encoding uncharacterized protein LOC108808234 → MLEKAWVNLSRLDPAYEKGAWDFVRAVSAVRGDSQLIICPCKDCRNVDRHSGIDVVDHLVRRGMDEDYKRRKDWYHHGELSSVEAEVGMKGNQLNDEIVGLYRAADTKYGCSGFCEMEEVEDRKEDEFLAKIVDAETPLYPNCANHSKLSAIVSLFRLKTQNGWSDKSFNDILETLPKMLPEENVLHSSMYDVKKFLKTFGIGYEKIHACVNYCCLFRRKLKKLDNCPKCKASRWKINKQTGEVKKGVAQKVLRYFPIIPRLQRMFRSEEMAKNLRWHASNRSTDGKLRHHVDSVTWKQMDDKYPLFAAEERNIRLELSTDGFNPFSMQNSKYSCCRVENIMLTLLIPGPQQPGNSIDVYLKPLIEDLNKLWSLGESTYDVVSKSVFTLKAMLLWTINDFSVYGNLAGCKVKEKMGCPRKRTAIVDEEKTVEDVSSESEADEEDEVDVEELSRWKKISIFFELPYWEDLPVRHNLDVMHIERNVGNSIVSTLLHCGKSKDGLNTRKDLEHLGIRKDLHPSIKGKRTYLPAAPWSLSKSEKKVFCKRLFDFKGPDGYCSNISRGVSLEDCKVSGLKTHDYHVLMQQLLPVAIRGLLPKGHRLAILRMCAFFNRLCQRVIDVEQISVMETEIVETLCMYMKVLKEYVRNTARPEGCIAESYLAEECMRFCSEFLKKTTSVEEKIDRNTDYESQLILEGRPISAATSVNLSETEKIIAHLAVIQNTFVVDPYVV, encoded by the exons ATGCTGGAGAAGGCGTGGGTTAATTTGTCCAG ACTTGATCCTGCTTATGAAAAGGGTGCATGGGACTTTGTCAGAGCTGTTTCTGCCGTTAGAGGAGATAGTCAGTTGATCATTTGCCCTTGTAAAGACTGTCGCAACGTTGATCGTCATTCAGGCATTGATGTAGTTGATCATCTTGTGAGGCGTGGAATGGATGAAGATTACAAGCGGCGTAAGGACTGGTATCATCACGGAGAGTTGAGCTCAGTGGAGGCTGAAGTAGGGATGAAAGGAAATCAGTTAAACGACGAGATTGTTGGGTTATACAGAGCTGCTGACACTAAGTATGGCTGTTCTGGTTTCTGCGAGATGGAAGAGGTAGAAGACAGGAAAGAAGATGAGTTCTTGGCAAAGATAGTAGACGCCGAAACACCATTATATCCAAACTGTGCAAACCATAGCAAGCTCTCTGCCATCGTGTCATTGTTTAGATTGAAGACTCAGAATGGCTGGTCTGATAAGAGCTTCAATGATATACTTGAGACATTGCCGAAGATGTTACCTGAGGAGAACGTGCTTCACTCATCAATGTACGATGTGAAGAAATTCTTGAAGACGTTTGGTATTGGTTATGAAAAAATTCATGCATGTGTCAACTATTGCTGTCTCTTCAGAAGAAAGTTGAAGAAGCTTGATAATTGTCCCAAATGCAAGGCTTCAAGGTGGAAGATAAACAAGCAGACTGGTGAGGTGAAGAAAGGGGTCGCGCAGAAAGTATTAAGGTACTTTCCAATTATTCCGAGGCTGCAGAGGATGTTTAGGTCTGAGGAAATGGCGAAAAACTTAAGGTGGCATGCTAGTAACCGTAGCACCGATGGAAAACTCAGACACCATGTAGATTCAGTGACATGGAAACAAATGGATGACAAATATCCTTTATTTGCTGCTGAGGAGAGGAATATTCGACTGGAATTATCTACTGATGGATTTAATCCTTTCAGCATGCAGAACAGTAAGTATAGTTGTTGTCGTGTT GAGAATATCATGCTCACCTTGCTCATTCCTGGTCCACAGCAGCCTGGTAACAGCATTGATGTCTACTTAAAGCCTCTAATAGAGGATCTAAACAAGTTGTGGAGCCTAGGAGAGTCGACATATGATGTGGTGAGTAAATCTGTTTTTACTCTCAAGGCAATGCTTCTGTGGACGATTAATGATTTCTCAGTCTATGGAAATCTAGCTGGTTGCAAAGTGAAGGAAAAAATGGGCTGCCCT AGAAAAAGGACCGCCATTGTTGATGAAGAAAAAACTGTGGAAGATGTTTCCAGTGAATCAGAggcagatgaagaagatgaagttgaTGTTGAGGAGTTATCTAGATGGaagaaaatatcaatattttttgaaCTGCCATATTGGGAG gACCTGCCCGTAAGGCATAACTTGGACGTTATGCATATAGAGCGAAATGTTGGAAATAGCATTGTTTCCACATTACTGCACTGCGGGAAATCAAAAGATGGACTCAATACTCGTAAAGATCTGGAACATCTTGGAATTAGGAAGGATCTTCACCCCAGCATCAAAGGAAAAAGAACGTACCTGCCAGCAGCACCTTGGTCGTTGTCAAAGTCTGAAAAGAAAGTCTTCTGTAAGCGTCTTTTTGATTTCAAAGGACCTGATGGATATTGCTCAAATATATCAAGGGGCGTTTCATTAGAAGATTGCAAGGTATCAGGACTCAAAACACACGACTATCATGTTCTGATGCAGCAATTACTCCCGGTTGCCATCAGAGGTTTATTACCAAAAGGCCATAGATTAGCAATACTACGCATGTGTGCATTCTTCAACCGCCTATGTCAGCGTGTAATTGATGTTGAGCAGATTTCAGTAATGGAAACTGAAATTGTAGAAACTCTCTGCAT GTACATGAAAGTACTGAAAGAATATGTTAGAAACACCGCGAGGCCAGAAGGATGTATTGCTGAGTCATACCTAGCAGAAGAGTGCATGCGGTTTTGTAGTGAGTTTCTTAAGAAGACAACAAGtgtagaggaaaaaatagataGGAATACTGATTATGAGAGCCAGTTAATCCTAGAGGGACGACCAATATCGGCAGCCACTTCAGTTAATCTGTCTGAAACAGAGAAGATAATTGCCCACCTCGCTGTCATTCAGAATACGTTTGTGGTTGACCCCTATGTTGTGTAA
- the LOC108806296 gene encoding uncharacterized protein LOC108806296, which yields MDTNRKAHPDCKYAKNPFHECASDCIEKIAQGNGKKNSKKQASKVLSLPGSFGKKKSESHPPSPPNPRPYQNGTANSPRVHQPRPSSVAVKKTTVPESNRSFPPSSSDEISVNLNGQHDFYNHKPEKPLKTVPLSPNNMAYHTKTVSPKPRVFEHNGKNEAASEISEFNVVSPPRSYVNDDDDDDDDEEGVELDLQSVMSDTCVSVGKYRVSSGVSTILQSIIDKHGDVAENCRLESASMRSRYLECMCSLMQELGSTPVAQLTELKVKEMLAVVKDLESVNIDVGWLRSVLEEFARFQENAESEKERQGETVRSKKQELEIHEADLAKIEEEARKARLRVEEMKAELAELETERLRMEEMGFKVEKFKGRSFLDELL from the exons ATGGATACCAACCGGAAAGCTCACCCGGATTGCAAATATGCTAAAAACCCCTTCCATGAATGTGCTTCTGATTGTATAGAGAAGATTGCTCAAGGCAATGGAAAGAAGAATTCAAAGAAGCAAG CCTCAAAGGTTCTTAGCCTCCCAGGGAGTTTCGGTAAGAAAAAGTCAGAATCACATCCACCTTCACCTCCTAACCCAAGGCCCTATCAGAACGGTACCGCCAATTCTCCAAGAGTTCATCAACCAAGACCTTCATCAGTAGCTGTGAAGAAGACAACGGTTCCAGAAAGTAACAGATCTTTCCCCCCTTCATCGTCCGATGAGATCTCTGTTAACCTCAATGGTCAGCATGATTTTTACAACCATAAGCCAGAGAAGCCCTTGAAGACGGTTCCACTATCCCCAAACAACatg GCTTATCATACCAAAACCGTATCACCAAAGCCTCGAGTGTTTGAACACAACGGCAAGAATGAAGCAGCCAGTGAGATTAGTGAATTCAATGTTGTAAGCCCTCCAAGGTCTTACgtcaatgatgatgatgatgatgatgatgatgaggaaggTGTAGAGCTCGACCTTCAGTCTGTTATGTCAGACACATGTGTTTCGGTTGGAAAATACCGTGTGAGCTCTGGTGTCTCCACAATCCTACAGTCAATTATCGACAAACACGGAGACGTAGCTGAAAACTGCAGGCTAGAATCAGCATCGATGAGGTCCAGATACCTAGAATGCATGTGCTCATTGATGCAAGAACTTGGATCAACTCCGGTCGCGCAGTTGACAGAACTAAAAGTCAAAGAGATGCTTGCGGTTGTTAAGGACTTGGAGTCTGTGAACATCGATGTTGGTTGGCTACGTTCTGTTCTTGAGGAGTTTGCTCGGTTTCAAGAGAACGCAGAGtcagagaaagagagacaagGAGAAACAGTGAGGTCTAAGAAACAAGAACTGGAGATTCATGAAGCAGACTTGGCCAAGATAGAGGAGGAAGCAAGGAAAGCGAGGTTGAGGGTGGAGGAGATGAAGGCGGAGCTGGCTGAGCTTGAGACAGAGCGGTTGAGGATGGAAGAGATGGGATTTAAGGTTGAGAAATTTAAAGGGAGGTCGTTTCTTGATGAGCTTCTTTGA